One window from the genome of Elaeis guineensis isolate ETL-2024a chromosome 5, EG11, whole genome shotgun sequence encodes:
- the LOC105045638 gene encoding laccase-17, producing the protein MGFAFPPPTFSIGTLLLALSIFLVLPELSAGITRHYKFDIVLQNVTRLCHTRSTVTVNGQYPGPKIVVREGDRVVVKVVNHMQNNITIHWHGIRQLQSQWADGPAYITQCPIQTGRSYVYNFTITGQRGTLWWHAHHSWLRATVYGPFIILPKRGVPYPFPKPYKEVPILLGEWFNEDPEAVIAQSLWTGAGPNVSEAHTINGLPGPLYNCSAKDTFKLKVKPGKTYLLRLINAALNDDLFFSIANHSMTVVETDASYVKPFVTDTILIGPGETTTVLLRTKPASPNATFFMAARPYNTGLGTIDNTTVAGLLEYTSTSPTSMKKLPLLKPTLPAINDTAAAANFSTKLRSLATLQFPANVPQTVDRRFYFTVGLGTRPCPKNQTCQGPNGTKFAASVNTVSFVFPSTALLQAHYLGQSNGIYTTDFPNNPPFPFNYTGTPPNDTFVINGTKAVVLPFNTNVELVMQDTSIQGAESHPLHLHGYNFYIVGQGFGNYDPVNDPGKFNLVDPVERNTAGVPSGGWIAIRFRADNPGVWLMHCHFDVHLSWGLVMAWVVNDGPLPGQKLPPPPSDLPKC; encoded by the exons ATGGGTTTCGCTTTTCCTCCTCCAACATTCTCCATCGGAACTTTGCTTCTTGCTCTGAGCATTTTCCTAGTGTTGCCGGAGCTTTCAGCAGGCATTACTAGGCACTACAAGTTTGAT ATAGTGTTGCAGAACGTGACACGATTGTGCCACACCAGGAGCACGGTGACGGTGAACGGGCAATACCCGGGACCTAAGATTGTGGTAAGAGAAGGTGATCGAGTTGTGGTGAAGGTGGTCAACCATATGCAGAACAATATCACCATCCATTG GCATGGCATCCGGCAGCTTCAGAGTCAGTGGGCCGACGGCCCAGCATACATTACCCAATGCCCCATCCAGACGGGACGAAGCTATGTCTACAACTTTACGATAACAGGGCAGAGAGGCACCCTTTGGTGGCACGCTCACCACTCTTGGCTGAGGGCCACAGTCTATGGACCCTTCATCATCCTGCCAAAGCGTGGCGTCCCTTACCCCTTCCCCAAACCCTACAAAGAAGTTCCTATTCTATTGG GTGAATGGTTTAACGAAGACCCTGAGGCTGTCATCGCTCAGTCCCTTTGGACCGGTGCGGGCCCAAATGTCTCCGAAGCTCACACAATTAATGGTCTGCCCGGTCCTCTGTACAATTGCTCCGCCAAAG aTACGTTCAAGCTAAAGGTGAAGCCCGGAAAGACGTACCTTCTCCGGCTGATCAACGCTGCACTCAACGACGACCTTTTCTTCAGCATTGCCAACCACTCCATGACAGTCGTCGAGACCGACGCCAGCTACGTGAAGCCCTTCGTCACGGACACCATCCTCATCGGGCCAGGCGAAACCACCACTGTTCTCCTCCGAACCAAGCCCGCCTCCCCAAATGCCACCTTCTTCATGGCTGCGAGGCCCTACAATACCGGTCTCGGCACCATCGACAACACCACCGTCGCTGGCCTCCTCGAGTACACCTCCACTTCTCCCACCTCCATGAAAAAGCTCCCACTCCTCAAACCAACCCTCCCAGCTATCAATGACACCGCCGCTGCTGCAAACTTTAGCACCAAATTGCGTAGCCTGGCGACCTTGCAGTTCCCGGCCAATGTGCCTCAAACCGTGGACCGGCGTTTCTACTTCACCGTCGGGCTCGGCACGAGGCCGTGCCCCAAGAACCAGACATGTCAAGGGCCCAATGGGACCAAATTCGCCGCATCGGTCAACACCGTCTCGTTTGTTTTCCCATCTACGGCTCTCCTCCAGGCCCATTACCTGGGGCAATCCAACGGGATCTACACCACCGACTTCCCCAACAACCCTCCATTCCCATTCAACTACACTGGGACTCCACCGAACGACACCTTTGTGATCAACGGGACCAAGGCGGTGGTGCTGCCCTTCAACACAAACGTGGAGCTTGTCATGCAGGACACCAGCATCCAAGGTGCGGAGAGCCACCCGTTGCACCTCCATGGCTACAACTTCTACATCGTTGGCCAAGGATTCGGTAACTACGACCCAGTCAATGACCCAGGCAAGTTCAATCTTGTGGACCCGGTCGAGAGGAACACAGCAGGAGTGCCGTCCGGCGGATGGATTGCCATCCGATTCCGGGCTGATAACCCAG GTGTGTGGCTCATGCACTGCCACTTCGACGTGCACCTGAGCTGGGGACTGGTGATGGCGTGGGTCGTCAATGATGGGCCACTCCCGGGCCAGAAGCTGCCACCCCCACCGTCCGATCTTCCAAAGTGCTGA
- the LOC109505869 gene encoding cyclin-dependent protein kinase inhibitor SMR5, whose protein sequence is MEMESERQMEGWETPKRVECRIPAVLPCPPPPKKKSPAGAYGKRRAPPKNGYFHPPDLEAFFALAPRREASCA, encoded by the coding sequence ATGGAAATGGAGAGTGAGAGGCAGATGGAGGGGTGGGAGACGCCGAAGAGGGTGGAGTGCCGGATCCCGGCGGTGCTGCCGTGCCCACCACCGCCGAAGAAGAAGTCGCCGGCGGGGGCCTACGGGAAGAGGAGGGCTCCGCCCAAGAACGGCTACTTCCACCCGCCGGATCTGGAGGCATTCTTCGCCCTCGCGCCCCGAAGGGAAGCGTCCTGCGCTTGA